Proteins from a single region of Haloterrigena alkaliphila:
- the folP gene encoding dihydropteroate synthase, whose translation MHNVDAAGLGIGDEHPPRIMGVLNVSEESPYDPSVYDDPGEAARYVDEELIGEGADIVDIGLESANKRFDVLSAEEELERLHVALETIQSVAGDAVFSIETRYAEVADAALSRGFDMVNDIAGFADPEMPAVCEDHDAAVVKMASPPDLERPGAVEETDWSARKSADWAAEADYVDQIYEALKQNGLTDKTIVDPAFGGWSEAQTIADDRETFRRLREFRALDRPMLVSINRKNFLGEIAGRETEERLPVSLAATSMAVERGAHVIRTHDVAETRDAALIGDAFTDRSRATEDGLSVARLDVRSSRDLEAHLRERGVDSAVAGDWYSLAVEIDGLDADDRDRLASIATDRDASVHSVPTGRILLLGTTVGISGILSRLREKEGDLRALGDTLERTLE comes from the coding sequence ATGCACAACGTCGACGCGGCGGGGCTGGGAATCGGCGACGAACACCCGCCCCGGATCATGGGCGTGTTGAACGTCAGCGAGGAGTCCCCCTACGATCCCAGCGTCTACGACGACCCCGGCGAGGCGGCCCGATACGTCGACGAAGAACTGATCGGCGAGGGCGCCGATATCGTGGATATCGGCCTCGAGTCGGCGAACAAGCGCTTCGACGTCCTCTCGGCTGAGGAGGAACTCGAGCGGCTCCACGTCGCGCTGGAGACGATCCAGAGCGTCGCCGGCGACGCCGTCTTCTCGATCGAGACCCGCTACGCCGAGGTGGCCGACGCGGCGCTCTCGCGGGGGTTCGACATGGTCAACGATATCGCGGGGTTCGCGGACCCGGAGATGCCGGCCGTCTGCGAGGACCACGACGCCGCCGTCGTGAAGATGGCGAGTCCGCCGGACCTCGAGCGGCCCGGTGCGGTCGAGGAGACCGACTGGTCGGCGCGGAAGTCCGCCGACTGGGCCGCCGAGGCCGACTACGTCGATCAGATCTACGAGGCTCTCAAACAGAACGGCCTGACCGACAAGACGATCGTCGACCCCGCCTTCGGCGGTTGGAGCGAAGCCCAGACGATCGCGGACGACCGGGAGACGTTCCGGCGACTGCGCGAGTTCCGGGCGCTCGACCGGCCGATGCTGGTCTCGATCAATCGGAAGAACTTCCTCGGCGAGATCGCGGGGCGAGAGACCGAGGAGCGACTGCCGGTCAGCCTCGCGGCCACCTCGATGGCCGTCGAACGCGGCGCGCACGTGATCCGGACCCACGACGTGGCGGAGACGCGCGACGCGGCGCTGATCGGGGACGCGTTCACCGACCGCTCGCGAGCGACCGAGGACGGGCTCTCGGTGGCTCGGCTGGACGTCCGCTCGAGTCGGGACCTCGAGGCGCACCTCCGGGAACGCGGCGTCGATTCTGCGGTCGCCGGCGACTGGTATTCACTGGCCGTCGAAATCGACGGACTCGACGCGGACGATCGAGACCGACTCGCTTCGATCGCGACCGATCGCGACGCGTCCGTGCACAGTGTTCCCACTGGACGTATACTACTCCTCGGGACGACAGTCGGAATTTCCGGGATACTGTCCCGTCTGCGCGAAAAAGAGGGCGATCTGCGCGCGCTCGGCGACACTCTCGAGCGAACCCTCGAGTAA
- a CDS encoding Cdc6/Cdc18 family protein: MSANDDRDPLFQYDDPVFADERLLEITHLPGPDRIVGRDEQMQRVADALNPAIFGSEPNHLFIFGKTGTGKSLISRSVTQRVISEAQRDDVTVKYAFIDCGEQNTEASIVKTIAQIVNEPDRSGINVPDRGLGTGDYYKRLWQAVDHCTDVTIVILDEIDMLEDDEVLRKLSRAGENRRISDSSIGIIGISNKIDFPDHLSERVKSSLSRDELVFSPYDANQLVEILEKRRDAFHDGVLSDDVIPLTAALAAQEHGDARKAIDILRNAGRIAKKQNATRVTADHVRDAKEKTEADRFNELIEGSPQQAKAILYSLTLLTENSSEKEFPTKIIYNQYKSIARQLDFDVLSERRVQEILQEQNFLNVIQSEREGRGRGRGAHAKHRLLENPTIVKKVLLRDSRLAVLAEDDEEAAA, translated from the coding sequence ATGTCCGCCAACGACGATCGTGATCCACTCTTTCAGTACGACGATCCGGTCTTCGCCGACGAGCGATTGCTCGAGATCACGCATCTCCCCGGCCCGGACCGGATCGTCGGACGCGACGAGCAGATGCAACGGGTTGCGGACGCCCTGAACCCGGCTATCTTCGGAAGCGAGCCCAATCACCTGTTCATCTTCGGGAAGACCGGGACCGGCAAATCGTTGATCTCCCGGTCGGTTACCCAACGCGTCATCTCGGAAGCACAGCGCGACGACGTCACCGTCAAGTACGCCTTCATCGACTGCGGCGAGCAGAACACCGAGGCGTCGATCGTGAAGACGATCGCCCAGATCGTCAACGAACCCGACCGCAGCGGCATCAACGTCCCCGATCGGGGGCTCGGCACCGGCGACTACTACAAGCGCCTCTGGCAGGCCGTCGACCACTGCACCGACGTCACCATCGTCATCCTCGACGAGATCGACATGCTCGAGGACGACGAGGTGCTCCGCAAACTCTCCCGCGCAGGCGAGAACCGCCGCATCTCGGACTCGAGCATCGGCATCATCGGCATCTCGAACAAGATCGACTTTCCCGACCACCTCTCGGAACGCGTCAAGTCCAGCCTCTCGCGGGACGAACTCGTCTTCTCGCCGTACGACGCCAATCAACTCGTCGAGATCCTCGAGAAGCGACGGGACGCCTTCCACGACGGCGTGCTCTCGGACGACGTGATCCCGCTTACTGCCGCCCTCGCCGCCCAGGAGCACGGCGACGCGCGCAAGGCGATCGACATTCTCCGGAACGCGGGCCGCATCGCGAAGAAACAGAACGCGACCCGAGTCACGGCGGACCACGTCCGCGACGCCAAGGAGAAGACCGAAGCCGACCGCTTCAACGAACTGATCGAGGGGTCGCCCCAGCAGGCCAAGGCGATTCTCTACTCGCTGACGCTGCTCACCGAGAACAGTTCGGAGAAAGAGTTCCCGACGAAGATCATCTACAACCAGTACAAGTCGATCGCCCGACAGCTCGACTTCGACGTGCTCTCCGAGCGACGCGTCCAGGAGATCCTCCAGGAGCAGAACTTCCTGAACGTGATCCAGTCCGAGCGGGAGGGCCGGGGTCGTGGCCGCGGCGCTCACGCCAAACACCGTCTGCTCGAGAACCCGACCATCGTCAAGAAGGTCCTCTTGCGCGATTCCCGCCTGGCGGTGCTCGCTGAGGACGACGAGGAAGCCGCCGCGTAG
- a CDS encoding RNA methyltransferase, protein MTSNPSERAQSTDRTPPAVAVVDAQSPGNVGTIARAMKNFGFSDLLLVDPPELDPDGEAYGYAGHARDDVLPNATEISFDHLVENYHTIGCTAVTNEDDRRHVRFPFSTPAELADRLPTVEAPTALVFGRERVGLTNEELARIDEICSIPASAEYPVLNLGQAATITLYELRSLTLGDDGTQLPDVERVRAPEATIDRLYDQWAALLAELNHPEEKRDKTMRMLRRVFGRADLTEREANTLLGIVRRATERPAEN, encoded by the coding sequence ATGACTTCAAATCCGTCCGAACGAGCGCAGTCGACGGATCGAACGCCGCCAGCGGTCGCCGTCGTCGATGCCCAGTCGCCGGGCAACGTCGGCACCATCGCTCGAGCGATGAAGAACTTCGGCTTCTCAGACCTGTTGCTGGTCGATCCACCGGAACTCGATCCCGACGGCGAGGCCTACGGCTACGCGGGCCACGCTCGAGACGACGTGCTTCCGAACGCGACCGAAATCTCGTTCGACCACCTCGTCGAGAACTACCACACGATCGGCTGTACGGCGGTCACCAACGAGGACGATCGCCGTCACGTCCGGTTCCCGTTCTCGACGCCGGCCGAACTCGCCGATCGGCTGCCGACCGTCGAGGCCCCCACCGCGCTCGTCTTCGGGCGCGAACGCGTCGGCCTGACCAACGAGGAACTCGCCCGAATCGACGAGATCTGCTCGATTCCGGCCAGCGCCGAGTATCCCGTCCTCAATCTCGGACAGGCCGCGACGATCACGCTGTACGAGCTCCGCTCGCTGACCCTCGGCGACGACGGGACCCAGCTACCGGACGTCGAACGGGTCCGGGCCCCCGAAGCGACGATCGATCGCCTGTACGACCAGTGGGCCGCCCTGCTCGCGGAACTCAACCACCCCGAGGAGAAACGCGACAAGACGATGCGGATGCTGCGACGCGTCTTCGGCCGCGCGGACCTAACCGAACGCGAGGCGAACACGCTCCTCGGTATCGTTCGACGCGCGACGGAACGCCCCGCCGAAAACTGA
- the gatE gene encoding Glu-tRNA(Gln) amidotransferase subunit GatE: MSEYDYDELGLVAGLEIHQQLDTATKLFCQCPTELREPEASTRRFTRYLHPTRSELGEIDQAALEESRVDREFEYLAYDTTCLVEEDDEPPHELDDEALETALEIAQLMDMHPVDQANVMRKIVVDGSNTTGFQRSTLIATGGAIETSEGEVGIEDLLLEEESAQRVEETDDGVRYSLDRLGIPLVEIGTSPDISTPEQALEAAERIGMLLRSTGKVKRGLGTIRQDVNVSIAEGARVEIKGVQSLDDIDDIVRNEVARQAELVEIRDELAEREASVGEVQDVTDVFEATDSGVIAGALNSGGSVTAVPLYGFDGVVGREIAPDRRLGTELSDHAKRHGAGGIFHTDELPAYGVTEGEVADLRDAVGVGPEDAVAIVAADTDVAEAAIDAAAERAATALEGVPEETRGANDDGTTRYLRPLPGAARMYPETDVPPVEPDPSEVPEPELLTEKVERYQDEHDLGAGLAEQVAYGKYMPLFEDVVADGIDPTLAASTLESTLTELRRDDVPVEHLTREHLEGVFAMAEAGDLPNEGVPDLLTALAEEPDRSAEEAADEAGLGGADEAEVREAVVEVVERNEAQVEEEGMQAFSGLMGECMGALRGKADGDLVSELLREEIQKRA, translated from the coding sequence ATGAGCGAGTACGATTACGACGAGCTCGGACTCGTCGCCGGGCTGGAGATCCACCAGCAACTCGACACGGCGACGAAGCTGTTCTGCCAGTGCCCGACCGAGCTCCGCGAGCCCGAGGCGTCGACGCGCCGCTTCACGCGCTACCTCCACCCGACGCGGAGCGAACTGGGCGAGATCGACCAGGCCGCACTCGAGGAGAGCCGGGTCGACCGCGAGTTCGAGTACCTCGCGTACGACACGACCTGTCTCGTCGAGGAGGACGACGAACCGCCCCACGAGCTGGACGACGAGGCCCTCGAGACGGCCCTCGAGATCGCCCAGTTGATGGACATGCACCCGGTCGATCAGGCGAACGTCATGCGCAAGATCGTCGTCGACGGCTCCAACACGACGGGGTTCCAGCGCTCGACGCTCATCGCGACCGGCGGTGCGATCGAGACCAGCGAGGGCGAGGTGGGGATCGAGGACCTGCTGCTCGAAGAGGAGAGCGCCCAGCGCGTCGAAGAGACCGACGACGGTGTGCGCTACAGCCTCGACCGGCTGGGCATTCCGCTGGTCGAGATCGGAACGAGCCCCGACATCTCGACGCCCGAACAGGCCCTCGAGGCCGCCGAGCGCATCGGAATGCTCCTGCGATCGACGGGGAAGGTCAAGCGCGGGCTGGGGACGATTCGCCAGGACGTCAACGTCTCCATCGCGGAGGGCGCCCGGGTCGAGATCAAGGGCGTCCAGAGCTTAGACGACATCGACGACATCGTCCGCAACGAGGTCGCCCGACAGGCCGAACTCGTCGAGATACGGGACGAACTCGCCGAGCGCGAGGCGTCCGTCGGCGAGGTGCAGGACGTGACCGACGTCTTCGAGGCCACCGACAGCGGCGTCATCGCGGGAGCGCTGAACTCCGGCGGTTCCGTAACGGCCGTTCCCCTCTACGGGTTCGACGGCGTCGTCGGTCGCGAAATTGCGCCCGATCGCCGCCTCGGGACCGAACTCTCCGACCACGCGAAGCGCCACGGCGCCGGCGGCATCTTCCACACCGACGAACTGCCCGCGTACGGGGTCACCGAGGGCGAGGTCGCGGACCTGCGGGATGCAGTCGGTGTCGGTCCCGAGGACGCCGTGGCGATCGTGGCCGCGGACACCGATGTAGCCGAGGCGGCGATCGACGCCGCGGCCGAGCGCGCGGCGACCGCCCTCGAGGGCGTTCCCGAGGAGACCCGCGGGGCGAACGACGACGGGACGACGCGTTACCTCCGCCCCCTCCCGGGTGCGGCGCGGATGTATCCCGAGACGGACGTGCCGCCCGTCGAACCCGATCCGAGCGAGGTCCCCGAGCCGGAACTGTTGACCGAGAAGGTCGAACGCTATCAGGACGAACACGATCTCGGCGCGGGACTGGCCGAGCAGGTCGCCTACGGGAAGTACATGCCGCTGTTCGAGGACGTCGTGGCCGACGGAATCGATCCGACGCTGGCCGCCTCGACGCTCGAGTCGACGCTGACCGAACTCCGGCGCGACGACGTCCCCGTCGAACATCTCACGCGCGAGCACCTCGAGGGCGTGTTCGCGATGGCCGAGGCCGGTGACCTCCCCAACGAGGGAGTGCCGGATCTCCTCACCGCGCTGGCCGAGGAGCCCGACCGTTCGGCCGAAGAGGCCGCCGACGAAGCGGGCCTCGGCGGTGCCGACGAGGCGGAAGTCCGCGAAGCGGTCGTCGAAGTCGTCGAGCGAAACGAGGCACAGGTCGAAGAAGAAGGGATGCAGGCGTTCTCCGGACTCATGGGCGAGTGCATGGGTGCCCTGCGCGGGAAGGCCGACGGCGACCTCGTGAGCGAACTGCTGCGCGAGGAGATCCAGAAGCGCGCGTAG
- a CDS encoding HTH domain-containing protein produces MTQPSQTSETEITAVCHVRAPLLLEPIDRQIETLNACEAEGTIDDLLLRSWPQEITLSVKSPYQEALESFERFVEWADRRGVSIRPPFRKRTSTNQITGETNDLLVLPMLCLELYADDELVGVFPHTDEESGETYTSDEAIAALRTGDVPTPLGDETEALGDETEASTATPGDSSTTDCPDCGGSLVDGQGLFACPDCGWVGTVTTTGQFRSGTDRAPADEREAPLAESE; encoded by the coding sequence ATGACACAGCCATCACAGACAAGCGAGACCGAGATCACGGCCGTCTGCCACGTCCGCGCCCCGCTGTTGCTCGAGCCGATCGACAGGCAGATCGAGACACTGAACGCCTGTGAGGCGGAAGGAACGATCGACGACCTGCTGCTGCGCAGTTGGCCCCAGGAGATCACGCTGTCCGTCAAGAGCCCGTACCAGGAGGCCCTCGAGAGCTTCGAGCGGTTCGTGGAGTGGGCCGATCGGCGGGGCGTGAGCATCCGCCCGCCGTTCCGGAAGCGTACCTCGACGAACCAGATCACCGGCGAGACGAACGACTTGCTCGTGTTGCCGATGCTGTGTCTCGAACTCTACGCGGACGACGAACTCGTCGGCGTCTTCCCACACACCGACGAGGAAAGCGGGGAGACGTACACGTCCGACGAGGCGATCGCCGCCCTCCGGACTGGCGACGTTCCGACCCCGCTGGGCGATGAGACCGAAGCCCTAGGCGACGAGACCGAGGCGTCGACTGCGACGCCCGGGGACTCGAGTACGACCGACTGCCCGGACTGCGGCGGGTCGTTGGTCGACGGCCAGGGCCTATTCGCCTGTCCCGACTGCGGGTGGGTCGGGACCGTCACCACGACGGGCCAGTTCCGCTCGGGAACGGATCGCGCTCCCGCGGACGAGCGCGAGGCGCCGTTGGCGGAATCGGAGTAA